The Mesorhizobium opportunistum WSM2075 DNA window CGGCGACCTGCTCTGCCTTCTGCGCATCGCCGCCCTTCAGCAGGTCGAGCGGCGCAAAGGGTTCCGGTTCGGCCTCGAAGGCGATGCGCGCGGTGTCGAGGCAGCGGCAATAGCGGCTGGACAGCACGCGCTCGATGGGAGCGGCGCGCGCGGCGAACAAGGCGCCGATCTTGCTCGCCTGTTGCTTGCCGCGCGCCGAGAGATTGACCTGGGTGGCGCAGCTGTCGATGTCGAAATTGGCTGGATCGATGGTGCCGGTGACCATGGCATGGCGAAGCAGCACGACATGGCCGCCGTCACGCAGCAGCGCCCAGCCGGCATCCGTGGCGTGGGCAGTGAAAGGAATGACGAGCAGAAACAACGCCAAGGCAAATCGAATCATCGCAACCTTCCAGGGGCGTGGCATCACGCGCCGGTCATTCGCATATAGGGATTGGAAAGCGGGCACAAAGACAAGCCGGGCGCTGCCCCCGAGTCTCCTGCCGCGTCTCCAGTCTCACTTTTTGGCGATCTGCTTCTTCACCAGGTCGATCTTCTGGTCGGTAAGCGGGATAGGCATGGTGTAGCCGGCTTCGGTAAAGCCCTGCTTGGCGTTCTCGAAGAATTCGATCGCCTTGAGATATTCCGGTTTGCCGCCGCCATAGCCGGCGCGGTTCCAGTGGATGTCGCCTAGATTGTTCTGTTCGAAGGCCCATTGCATGGGCTGGCTTTCCCTGGTGAACACTTTCAGCGTCGCCGTGAAGGCCGCTTCCGCATCGTCGAGATATTTGCCGGTGCGCTGGATGTTCCCGAGGTTGAGCAGGCTCATGCCGATGCCGTTCTGGGCATTGGCCCAGTCGACGGGTGCCGTTTCCATGGTGAGAATTTCAAGCGCGGCCCGCCGCGCGGCGATCGAATCCTGCAAGGTCTTGGGATCGGCATTGCTCATGCTCAGCCAGTGCAGCGTCGATCCGATGCCGGCCTGGGTCAGCGCCCACTGCCGAGGGTTCGTCTCGCGCTTGTACTCGCGCAACGCATCGCGGTAGGCGTCGACCGCCTGGCTGTAGTGCTCGGGCTTTTCCGTCACGCCGCCAAGAAGCTGCAGCGTGTTGCCGAGATTGTAGTAGCTCATGGCCCAGTCGAGAGGGAATTTCCGCCTGACATAGACTTGCCGGGCTGCCTGGAACGCTGCTGCCGACTGCTCGAGCTTGGCTGCGTCGCGGGTGCGCTGGCCAAGCGTCTGATAGATCGAGCCGAGATTGTTCTGGGCCGACGCCCAGTCCATCGGGAACCTTTGCCGGGTAAATACCGTCAGTGCGTCGTCATAAGCTTCCGCCGCCTCTTCGAGCGTGCCGGTTCCCATGTCGAAGCGGGCGACGCCGCTCAGCGCATTACCGAGGTTGAGGCGGCTGGTGGCCCACGAGACCGGGAAGGTTTCACGGGTTCGCACTTCGAGCGCGGCGCGGAAAGCATCCGCTGCCTCGTTGATCTTGGCCTTGTCGTTGAGCTGGATACCAAGCGTCACAAGCGTGTTGCCGAGATTGTTCTCGACCATCGCCCATTCCACGGGTGCCTTTTGACGCGTGTATTCCTCAAGCGCCAACCGATAGGCTGCTTCCGCTTGGCTGAGATGCTCGCCGGCGGGTTCGCGCTCGGAGAGCGCATAGAGCGCGAGGCCGAGATTGTTCTGTGACGAGGCCCAGTCGAGCGGTACCTTGTCGCGCGGGCGCTTCTCCAGTGTGGCACGCATCGCCGCAACCGCTTCGTTCAGCCGCTTCGGGTCGCTTTCGCGCTCGCCGATCTTCAGTAGCACATTGGCCAAATTGTTCTGCGCGGCGGCCCAGTTGAGATCGTCCTTCACGCGATCGAACACCACAAGCGAATCGCGGAAGATCCGCGCTGCCTCTTCGAGGCGCGCGGTCTCGGTCTCGCGCTCGCCGATGGTCTGCAGCACCACCGCCATGTTGTTGCGGGTGATCGCCCAGTCGCGATTCTGTTCGCCATTGGGGATGAAGTTCAGGATGACGCGATAGGCCTCGATGGAATGCTGCAGCGCATCGAGGTCGCCGGTGGCGTACCCATAGGCGTTGAGCGCTTCCGCTTCCTGGTTCTTGTAGTTCCAGCGCAGCTTGTCGTCCCATTTCTGCGCCAGTGAGAACGCCTTGGCGTAATCGCCGGCGGCGGATTTGTAATCGAACACCAGCGCCGAGGCGTCGGCGCGCCTGGCATAGATCGCAGCGTCGGCAAGGCGCTTCTGCCTGACGAGATCCTCGGCCTCGTCGACCGCATCGCTGGTCCGCTCGATCCGGCCGACCGCGTCGTCGAGGAACTTGCGCGCCGTCACGATCGCGCCCTGGCCGATGGCCTTGTCGGCGGAGGCGACCAGGCGCTTGATCTCCGGATCGTCGGTGCGCAGCGCGGCGCGCTCGGACATCATCTTCTTCAGGCGCTCTGCCTGCGCGTCGAGCACTTTCTGCAGGTCGGTCGGATCCTCGGGGATCTTCTCCGTGCCAAGCGCCCTCAGCACACCATAGAGTGCATCGAGCGGCACATTTTCCTGCAGCGAGGCCAGTTCTACTTGGGCGCGCTTCGGGTCGGGCAGGTCGGATATGGTCAAAAGCAACTGCCGCCGTTCGCCGGTGATCAGTCCGTCGTCGCCGGTCGGTTCCGGCGGCGCCACGCCGAAATAGAGCAGCCGGCGCAAGCTTTCATTGATCCAAGGGCGCTGCCTCGCCTTGGTGTCGAGATAGACTTCCTCGGTCACCATGCGCATGACCGAGCCGAACTCGGTGCCCTTCATCGCTGCAAGATGGCGCAGCAGCGCTGCCGCGTAGGGGCTGTTTTCGCCAGCAGCACCATCCAGCGCCGGGCGGCCGGGCTCGGCGGCGAAGCCGACCACCGTGCCGAGGCTGGCGTCAGCCGCCGGCGCGTTGCCGAGCGCCTTGGCGCCACGCACCGGCTCCAGTCCGCCAGCGCCAATCGGCTCGGCGGAGGCGGTCGGCGCCCGCCGGACCATGGCGTTGGCCGGGAACGGGTTGGTGCGGCAGGCATCGAGCAGCACGATCGTGACCGGCACGGTCTTTTTCAACTCGTCCATGACCGCCGATATCGGCACCAGCGCCTGGTCGGCATCTGCGAGCGACGACACGTCCGCATTGACCGGAACCAGGTAATTCTCGCCACCGGCCTCGATGCCGTGACCGGAATAATAGATGAGGGCGACGTCGGCTCCCTCGGCATCTTCCGTGAAACGCTCGAGGTCGCGTTTGAGCTTGGCGGCATCGCGATCGCTGACGTTGCGGGCGTCGAAGCCGAGATCGGTCAGCATCTTGGCCATGTCGCGGGCGTCGTTGGCTGGATTGGGAAGGGCGGCGATGTGCTCGTATTGCGACTGGCCGATGATCAGCGCCACGCCTTTGAGGTTTTTGGTCTCGGCAAGTGCAAGCGTGGTCGCGGCAAGGCAGAACAGCGCGGCGGCGAAAGCCGTCCGCCATGTCTGCCGGAAAAGATTACGCCTCGAGATTTCGACAAAGCCCATTTGTCGCCCGCGTCCGCCCTGATACTCCAAACCCTGTATAACGCTGTCAGTCCACCATGATCAAATTTGGGCGTGATTGCGCCGCGCGCGTGGCTCGCCTATCCCTGAAAAATGTCTCCGCTTACCGAAACCGTGCTTTTTGTCTTCAGCCTCGTGGCGCTCGGCTATCTCGCCGGGCTCACGGGCTATCTCAGACCGGCGAGCGGCGAGGGGATAGCCGATTTCGCGGTCTCGGTGGCGATGCCGCTGCTTTTGTTCCAGACGATGGTGAACGCCGATTTCCACGGCGTGGCGCCATGGCCGCTGTGGGGCGCCTACTTCACCGCCGTGGCGATCACCTGGGCGGCGGGCCATATCGTTACCACCCGGGTTTTCGGGCGCGATGCGCGCGCGGGCGTCGTCGGGGGCGTATCGTCGGCCTATTCCAATGTGGTGCTGCTTGGCGCGCCCTTCATTCTCGGCATATTCGGCCCGAGCGGCTTCGAAGTGCTGTCGCTGCTGGTTTCCGTTCATTTGCCTGTTATGATGATGGCGTCGATCGTGCTGTTCGAGATGTTCGGCCGCGGCGGTGGCGAGCACGTGCATCCGCTGCGGGTGCTGCGCAGTTTCCTGCGGCGGTTGTTCATCAACCCGCTGATCATCGGCATTCTCCTGGGGCTGGCATGGCGGCTGAGCGGCGTGCCGCTGCCCGACCTCGTCATGCGGCTGGTCGATGCGCTGGCCGACACGGCAGGGCCGGTGGCGCTGTTTGCCATGGGGCTCAGCCTGCGCCGCTTCGGCATATCCGGCAATGTCCGCCCGGCGCTGGCGCTTTCGGTGCTGAAGCTGTTCCTGATGCCGGCTCTGGTGCTTGCTTTCGTCTGGTTGCTCGGGCTGCCGCCGTTGACGGCCAAGGTCGCCGTCGTGGTTGCCGCCTTGCCGTCCGGCATCAATTCCTATCTCATCGCCGTTCAGTTCAACACCGGTCAGGCGCTGGCGTCGAACCAGATGACCATCGCCACGGCCTGCGCCGCTGTCACCACGGCTTTCTGGCTGACGGTTGTCTTGTACGTTTTCGGGTAGCTCTCGTCTCGCGCTGGCCCAAGCCCTATATGCCATCTTGCGATTGCTTGCGGGCCTTGCCCTAGGTAAAGAGCAGTGGCTCCGGCGTGCCGGCTTTTCCAGAGGCGTGGCGCCCGCTCACCGAAGAATTAACAGGCGGCCCGTCAGTGCGCCGAACGGAGGATAGACCATGCTTCAGAAAACCAGCCATTTCATGCGGCAGGCCAATCTCATCAACGGCGACTGGGTGCAGGCCGACAGCGGCCAGACGGTCGACGTCAACAACCCGGCCACCGGCCTGAAGATCGGCACCGTGCCGAAGTCGGGCAAGGCCGAGACCCGCCGCGCCATCGAAGCCGCCAGCGAAGCTTTCAGGAGCTGGCGCAAGACCACCGCGCTCGAGCGCTCGAAGCTGCTGCGCAAGCTGCATGACGCGATGATGGACAACCAGGATGTGCTGGCCGAATTGCTCACCATCGAGCAGGGCAAGTCGCTGTTCGAATCGAAGGGCGAGATCGGTTCGGCTGCGGCCTACATACTGTGGTTCGCCGAGGAAGGCCGCCGCACCTATGGCGACGTCGTGCCGTCGCCGTGGGCGGACCGCCGCATCCTGGTGACCAAGGAACCGGTCGGCGTCATTGCCGCCATCACGCCGTGGAATTTCCCGTCCTCGATGCTGGCCCGCAAGCTTGGCCCGGCCCTTGCCGCCGGCTGCACCGCGGTCGTCAAGCCGGCCTCGCAGACGCCGTATTCGGGTCTGGCCTGGGGTGCGCTGGCCGAGGAAGTCGGCTTCCCCAAGGGCGTCGTCAACATCCTGACCGGTTCGGCCAGCGAGATCGGCGACGAGATCTGCGCCAACCCGCTGGTATCGAAGATCACCTTCACCGGCTCGACCGAGGTCGGCAAGCTTCTCATCCAGAAGTCGTCGGTGACCGTCAAGAAGGTGTCGATGGAACTGGGCGGCAACGCGCCGTTCATCGTCTTCGATGATGCCGACATCGAGCGTGCGGTCGCCGGCGCGATCACCGCCAAGTACCGCAACTCCGGCCAGACCTGCGTCTGCACCAACCGCTTCCTGGTTCAGGCCGGCGTCTACGACAAGTTCGTCGAGAAGCTCGCCGCCGCCAGCAACGGGCTGAAGGTCGGTTCCGGCCTCGAAGAGGGTGTGCAGCAGGGCCCGCTGATCGACGAGAAGGCGGTCGAGAAGGTCGAGGAACTGATCGCCGACGCCACATCGAAGGGCGGCAAGGTCGTTGCCGGCGGCAAGCGCCATGCGCTGGGCGGCTCGTTCTTCCAGCCGACCGTCATCGCCAACGCCACGCCCAAGATGCGCTTCATGAAGGAAGAGATCTTCGGGCCGGTAGCACCCGTGTTCAAGTTCGAGACCGAGGAAGAGGCTGTCGCGCTCGCCAATGACACCGAATTCGGCCTTGCCTGCTACTTCTACACCGGCGATCTCGGCCGTGCCTTCCGGGTCATGGAAGGACTGAAATACGGCATGGTCGGCGTCAATGAGGGCCTGATCACCACGCCGGAAGCGCCGTTCGGCGGCGTCAAGGAATCGGGTCTCGGCAAGGAAGGCGGGCATCAGGGCATCGAGGATTACCTCGATACCAAATATGTCTGCATCGGCGGCCTCGGCCTCTGATAGACTGCTCTGAGACGGGCAGGTCGGTGACCTGCCCACCTGGGCTTAAGAAAACCAGCCGAAGCCCTCTGGATCAATTTGGCATTTGCGGGCATGGCGATGAAAGACGGCGAGGTTTTCGGTACGACGCAGGCGGGCGAGCCGGTGCGCCGCTTCACGATCAGGGGCGGCGGTCTCACCGCCAACATCATCGGACTCGGTGCCGTCATCCAGGATTTGCGGCTGACCGGGCATGATGCACCGCTGGTGCTTGGCTACAACACCCTGGAAGCCTATGAGGCCGACAACGCCTTTTTCGGCGCGGTTGTCGGCCGCTACGCCAACCGCATCCGCGATGGCCGCTTCACCATCGGCGGCAACCGCTACCAGACCGAGCAGAATTTCCTCGACAAGCACACGCTGCATGGCGGCTCGCAAGGTTATGCGCGCCGCTCGTGGGCGGTTTCGCTGCATGGCAGGGATTTCGTCACGCTGACGCTGCATGATCCCGACGGCGCGATGGGCTTTCCCGGCGCGCTCGATGTTACCTGCACCTACCGGCTGAAGATCCCCGGCACGCTCAGCGTCGAACTGACGGCGACCTGCGAGGAGCCGACATTGTGCAATCTCACCCAGCATTCCTACTTCAACCTAGATGATGGCGGTGCCGGCGACGTTCTCGACCACAGGATGATGCTGAATGCCGGCGCCTATCTGCCTGTCGACAGCGACATGATCCCAACCGGCGTGGTCAAGCCGGTCGACGGCACGCCCTTCGACTTCCACCAGGCACGACCGCTGCGCATGGAGACCGAGGGCGAACAGCTGCCTTATGACCAGAATTTCTGCCTCGGCGCGACGCGCGGGCCGCTGCGGCAAGCATCATGGACGCAAGGGGCGAGTTCCGGCGTCGAAATGGAAGTCTGGACCACGGAACCAGGCGTCCAGCTTTATACCGGCCAGTATGTGACGCCGCGCACGGGCCTGGAAGGGCGCGGCTACAAGGCCTTTTCCGGATTCTGCCTTGAGCCGCAGATATGGCCGGATGCGCCGAACCGGCCGTATTTCCCGCAAGCGACGCTGTGGCCGGGCGCGATCTACCATCATGTGACGGAATACCGGTTCAGACTGCCTTAATCGGGCCAATCTTCCGGAATTCGCAGCCACACAGGCCTAAAGCAGGATGAATTGAAGTCGAATTGGTCACCCTGCTAGACCTGCATGATCGCGAACAGCCACGCCAAGATGTCCAGCAACAACAGAAACAGGGCAAGCTGCAGCGTGACGCGCAGGCGTTGGATGATCCGCCAATTGCTGGCCATGTCGGCTTTGATTCGAAGTGCGAGCGCCCGGTACATGCCGTCAATGGTCTCGGGCGGATCCCGGTCGACGAACTCCTGCAGCAATTGCTCCGGGTCGAAGCGGAACGTGTAATTGTAGTATGGCCACACCATGATCACCGTCAGCAGACCGATAAGAAAAAGCAATGCCAGCGCCAGCCAGTCCCAGAGCCCCAGTCCGTTCGCCAGTGCCCTGCCGCCAAGAAGCGAATTCACGAACGCGGTCGCGAAGATCAGATTTCCCGCTCGAGCGTTGAGACTTTCCACCACACCCTGCTGGTGTTCGAGGCCACGAACAGCCTCCGCATAGATAAATGCCAGGCGAGGATCGCTGCTACGTGTCTCGGCGGGCTGGGAATTGCGCTCTTCCGCTGGTGAACGCTGCTCGACCATCATTGCCGTCCTGCGCCAATCGGATCATCCATGGCCCAATGATCATCCATAGCATTGGACGCGAGCCCGGGAGAAGATGCGGGCCAAGTCGCTCGCGGTGTGCGGCGATACGATAGCATTCCTACGACGACAGCAGGTCTCAACCTGGCATTTCGAATGCCGCCCTCAACGTTTCGAACGGCGCCAACGCGCCGCGCACCTGCACCACGGCGGCGGCGACGCGGTGGCCGCGGCGCGCGGCTTCCACCGGCTCATGGCCGGCAAGGCGCGCCGCAAGATAGCCACCGTTGAAGGAATCGCCGGCTCCGGTCGTGTCGACAGGGGCCGCGACATGAATCGCCGGCACGTCGTGGATTGTCCCTTTAGTGGCAACCAGCGCCGGCGCTTCGCCGTTCTTGACGACTACTTCGCCGACCCATTGTCCAAGCCGCTCGGCTGTCACTCGCGGGGTTTCGTCGCCGAACAGCATCTGCTCGTCGGGGAAGGTCGGCAGTGCGATGTCGGTGGCGGCAAGGGCTTCGACGATCGCTGCCTGGGCGTCCTCGCGGCGGCGCCAGAGCCGTGGCCGATAGTTGGGGTCGAAGGCGATCAGCGAGCCTGCCGCCCGCGCCTTGGCGATGGCCGCCAGCAGTGTGGCGCGCGCGGCATCGTCCAGAATTGCCAAAGTGATTCCGGAAAAGTACACAAGAGACTGATTTTCAAGGTTTTTTGAAAGCGCTTTGGGGTCCGAAGCAAGCTGCCGGGCCGCGGCGTCGCTGCGCCAATAGGTGAAGGAGCGCTCGGCGCCGGTCAGCGTGATCGCGTAGAGGCCGGGCCGTGCACCGGGTATGACCGGGCTGGAGCCGATGCCGATGCCATTTTCGGCGAAGAAGCCGATCTGGCCTTGCGAGAAGGGATCGTCGCCGAAGGCCGAGACATAGGTTGCCCGCCGGTCGCCGCTCAGCGCATGCAGCGCCCAAAGCGTGTTGAACGTGTCGCCGGCAAAACCCATGCGCCAGTTCGGACCCGTCTGACCCGACAGTTCGAGCATGCATTCGCCGATCGAGGCGACACCGTTTCCAGCCATCCAGAATCCTCCAGTGATTTCGGTGCTGTAGCTTTTTGCCACCGGCAGCGCCATGCTTGGCAAGCAGGCTTTTTTGCGCCACAGCGTTTTCCCACAGCCGACGGGATGCGATCCGCCCGGCAAACGTTGTCTGCAGAAGAGGAACCGGTTTGGCATCGTTATGGCGTTATCTCTTAGCGGGTCTTGGTCTGGCTGCCTTGCTGGTCAGCATCCTGGCGGTCGTCTACCTGACCGCGCCGCACTCGGCGCGGTCCGCCGGCCCGGATGTGTCGCGCACAAGGAACAGCGACAACGGGCTGTTCACGGCGAGTTTTTCGCCGGAGCGGGGCGTCGTGCGGCAGGGCGAGCTGGAATCTTGGCTGCTGACCCTGAAGACCAAGGCCGGCGCGCCGGTGGAAGGGGCCGCGATCGCGATCTCCGGAGGCATGCCGCTGCACAATCACGGCCTGCCGACCAGCCCGCAAGCGACCGACTATCTCGGCGACGGGCGCTACCGGATCGAAGGGGTCAAGTTCACCATGAGCGGCTGGTGGCAGTTGCATTTCGCCATATCGGCCACCGCCGGTTCCGACACGGTGCTGTTCAACGTGGTGCTGTGAGCGATCGATGAGGCGCCTTTCTTATTTTCTGGCGCTGATGGTGGCCGTTGTCCTCGCGGGCTGCGGCAAGCCAGATTTTTCCGACGCTGAGAAGAAGAAGATCGCTTCGCTGGCGCTGAACA harbors:
- a CDS encoding aldose epimerase family protein, coding for MAMKDGEVFGTTQAGEPVRRFTIRGGGLTANIIGLGAVIQDLRLTGHDAPLVLGYNTLEAYEADNAFFGAVVGRYANRIRDGRFTIGGNRYQTEQNFLDKHTLHGGSQGYARRSWAVSLHGRDFVTLTLHDPDGAMGFPGALDVTCTYRLKIPGTLSVELTATCEEPTLCNLTQHSYFNLDDGGAGDVLDHRMMLNAGAYLPVDSDMIPTGVVKPVDGTPFDFHQARPLRMETEGEQLPYDQNFCLGATRGPLRQASWTQGASSGVEMEVWTTEPGVQLYTGQYVTPRTGLEGRGYKAFSGFCLEPQIWPDAPNRPYFPQATLWPGAIYHHVTEYRFRLP
- a CDS encoding histidine phosphatase family protein, with product MIRFALALFLLVIPFTAHATDAGWALLRDGGHVVLLRHAMVTGTIDPANFDIDSCATQVNLSARGKQQASKIGALFAARAAPIERVLSSRYCRCLDTARIAFEAEPEPFAPLDLLKGGDAQKAEQVAAIMKEIRAYSGSDNLVMVTHLEDIVALTGISPREGEAVVVEPQGDGLRVLGRVTF
- a CDS encoding AEC family transporter, which gives rise to MSPLTETVLFVFSLVALGYLAGLTGYLRPASGEGIADFAVSVAMPLLLFQTMVNADFHGVAPWPLWGAYFTAVAITWAAGHIVTTRVFGRDARAGVVGGVSSAYSNVVLLGAPFILGIFGPSGFEVLSLLVSVHLPVMMMASIVLFEMFGRGGGEHVHPLRVLRSFLRRLFINPLIIGILLGLAWRLSGVPLPDLVMRLVDALADTAGPVALFAMGLSLRRFGISGNVRPALALSVLKLFLMPALVLAFVWLLGLPPLTAKVAVVVAALPSGINSYLIAVQFNTGQALASNQMTIATACAAVTTAFWLTVVLYVFG
- a CDS encoding FixH family protein; translated protein: MASLWRYLLAGLGLAALLVSILAVVYLTAPHSARSAGPDVSRTRNSDNGLFTASFSPERGVVRQGELESWLLTLKTKAGAPVEGAAIAISGGMPLHNHGLPTSPQATDYLGDGRYRIEGVKFTMSGWWQLHFAISATAGSDTVLFNVVL
- a CDS encoding NAD-dependent succinate-semialdehyde dehydrogenase, with product MLQKTSHFMRQANLINGDWVQADSGQTVDVNNPATGLKIGTVPKSGKAETRRAIEAASEAFRSWRKTTALERSKLLRKLHDAMMDNQDVLAELLTIEQGKSLFESKGEIGSAAAYILWFAEEGRRTYGDVVPSPWADRRILVTKEPVGVIAAITPWNFPSSMLARKLGPALAAGCTAVVKPASQTPYSGLAWGALAEEVGFPKGVVNILTGSASEIGDEICANPLVSKITFTGSTEVGKLLIQKSSVTVKKVSMELGGNAPFIVFDDADIERAVAGAITAKYRNSGQTCVCTNRFLVQAGVYDKFVEKLAAASNGLKVGSGLEEGVQQGPLIDEKAVEKVEELIADATSKGGKVVAGGKRHALGGSFFQPTVIANATPKMRFMKEEIFGPVAPVFKFETEEEAVALANDTEFGLACYFYTGDLGRAFRVMEGLKYGMVGVNEGLITTPEAPFGGVKESGLGKEGGHQGIEDYLDTKYVCIGGLGL
- a CDS encoding sugar kinase, translated to MAGNGVASIGECMLELSGQTGPNWRMGFAGDTFNTLWALHALSGDRRATYVSAFGDDPFSQGQIGFFAENGIGIGSSPVIPGARPGLYAITLTGAERSFTYWRSDAAARQLASDPKALSKNLENQSLVYFSGITLAILDDAARATLLAAIAKARAAGSLIAFDPNYRPRLWRRREDAQAAIVEALAATDIALPTFPDEQMLFGDETPRVTAERLGQWVGEVVVKNGEAPALVATKGTIHDVPAIHVAAPVDTTGAGDSFNGGYLAARLAGHEPVEAARRGHRVAAAVVQVRGALAPFETLRAAFEMPG
- a CDS encoding caspase family protein, with amino-acid sequence MGFVEISRRNLFRQTWRTAFAAALFCLAATTLALAETKNLKGVALIIGQSQYEHIAALPNPANDARDMAKMLTDLGFDARNVSDRDAAKLKRDLERFTEDAEGADVALIYYSGHGIEAGGENYLVPVNADVSSLADADQALVPISAVMDELKKTVPVTIVLLDACRTNPFPANAMVRRAPTASAEPIGAGGLEPVRGAKALGNAPAADASLGTVVGFAAEPGRPALDGAAGENSPYAAALLRHLAAMKGTEFGSVMRMVTEEVYLDTKARQRPWINESLRRLLYFGVAPPEPTGDDGLITGERRQLLLTISDLPDPKRAQVELASLQENVPLDALYGVLRALGTEKIPEDPTDLQKVLDAQAERLKKMMSERAALRTDDPEIKRLVASADKAIGQGAIVTARKFLDDAVGRIERTSDAVDEAEDLVRQKRLADAAIYARRADASALVFDYKSAAGDYAKAFSLAQKWDDKLRWNYKNQEAEALNAYGYATGDLDALQHSIEAYRVILNFIPNGEQNRDWAITRNNMAVVLQTIGERETETARLEEAARIFRDSLVVFDRVKDDLNWAAAQNNLANVLLKIGERESDPKRLNEAVAAMRATLEKRPRDKVPLDWASSQNNLGLALYALSEREPAGEHLSQAEAAYRLALEEYTRQKAPVEWAMVENNLGNTLVTLGIQLNDKAKINEAADAFRAALEVRTRETFPVSWATSRLNLGNALSGVARFDMGTGTLEEAAEAYDDALTVFTRQRFPMDWASAQNNLGSIYQTLGQRTRDAAKLEQSAAAFQAARQVYVRRKFPLDWAMSYYNLGNTLQLLGGVTEKPEHYSQAVDAYRDALREYKRETNPRQWALTQAGIGSTLHWLSMSNADPKTLQDSIAARRAALEILTMETAPVDWANAQNGIGMSLLNLGNIQRTGKYLDDAEAAFTATLKVFTRESQPMQWAFEQNNLGDIHWNRAGYGGGKPEYLKAIEFFENAKQGFTEAGYTMPIPLTDQKIDLVKKQIAKK